The following proteins are encoded in a genomic region of Oscillospiraceae bacterium:
- a CDS encoding galactitol-1-phosphate 5-dehydrogenase, which yields MIAAVLHGIGDLRIEDVPKPVPADDEVLVRIEYCGICGSDIPRIFKKGTYRFPTIPGHEFAGTVEYDPTGKLTGTRVTIFPLLPCFSCPSCKAEEYAACSNYDYYGSRRDGGFAQYLAVKRWNLVPLPKHVSTKVGAMCEPVAVARHAALHAGIFSGSCVLITGAGPIGILAGLWAKSFGAQQVFYDDIDPKKIEFAKALGFDTYVNGVHIDTALEGTGYSDALIRVLTAVKPFGRVVLLGNPSREVTLPQDAYWHIMRKELTVCGTWNSSFGTKKNDWVDSLQALDSGIIPAEKLITHVYPLADIAKALELITGKKEFYGKVLLDCEV from the coding sequence CCAAACCCGTCCCCGCAGACGACGAAGTTCTCGTCCGCATCGAATACTGCGGGATCTGCGGTAGCGACATTCCGCGCATTTTCAAGAAGGGAACCTATCGTTTCCCCACGATTCCGGGCCATGAATTCGCCGGAACCGTGGAATACGACCCGACGGGAAAACTGACCGGCACACGGGTTACCATCTTTCCCCTGCTGCCCTGTTTCTCATGTCCTTCCTGCAAAGCGGAGGAATATGCCGCCTGCTCGAATTACGATTATTACGGTTCGCGCCGCGACGGCGGATTCGCCCAATACCTCGCGGTCAAACGATGGAATCTCGTTCCGCTCCCGAAACATGTCAGCACCAAAGTCGGCGCGATGTGCGAGCCCGTCGCCGTAGCCCGCCATGCCGCGCTTCATGCCGGAATTTTCAGCGGCAGCTGCGTTCTCATCACCGGCGCAGGGCCGATCGGAATTCTGGCCGGTTTATGGGCGAAATCCTTCGGTGCACAACAGGTCTTTTACGACGATATCGATCCGAAAAAAATCGAATTTGCGAAAGCATTGGGATTTGACACTTATGTAAACGGCGTACATATTGATACCGCGCTTGAGGGCACGGGCTATTCCGACGCGCTGATTCGGGTCCTCACCGCCGTCAAGCCGTTCGGACGCGTGGTCCTGCTCGGCAATCCGTCTCGCGAAGTTACGCTGCCGCAGGACGCCTATTGGCATATCATGCGCAAGGAACTCACGGTATGCGGAACATGGAATTCCTCCTTCGGTACGAAAAAGAACGACTGGGTCGACAGTCTGCAGGCACTTGACAGCGGCATCATCCCCGCCGAAAAGCTGATCACACATGTTTATCCCCTTGCCGATATTGCAAAGGCGCTTGAGTTGATTACCGGCAAAAAAGAGTTCTACGGAAAAGTTTTGCTTGACTGCGAGGTTTGA
- the rpe gene encoding ribulose-phosphate 3-epimerase, with product MNKEISLSMMCADPLRLEEALNAFKSAHADYLHVDIMDGRFVPNITLGTDYCRILKKSSDIPLDIHLMIEEPENRLDWFNFGPGDLVSVHVESTKHLQRVLHAIRSRGAKPIAALNPATPLQPLNYVLDDIDGVLVMCVNPGYSGQELIPATVQKIKDTRNLLDASGHPDIRIEVDGNVSLKNAQLMSKAGADIFVAGTSSVFQPEKFTLSEGISLLRKAIAS from the coding sequence ATGAACAAGGAAATTTCGCTCTCCATGATGTGTGCGGATCCCCTCCGTCTGGAAGAAGCACTGAACGCTTTTAAAAGCGCTCATGCCGACTATCTGCATGTGGATATCATGGACGGACGCTTTGTCCCCAATATCACGCTTGGAACGGATTACTGCCGTATTTTAAAAAAATCCTCCGATATCCCGCTTGATATTCACCTGATGATCGAGGAACCGGAAAACCGTCTGGACTGGTTTAACTTCGGCCCCGGCGACCTTGTTTCCGTCCATGTTGAAAGCACAAAACATCTCCAGCGCGTGCTGCATGCGATCCGGTCTCGCGGTGCAAAACCAATCGCGGCCCTGAATCCCGCCACGCCGCTGCAGCCGTTGAATTACGTCCTCGACGATATCGACGGCGTGCTTGTCATGTGCGTCAATCCCGGCTATTCGGGACAGGAATTGATTCCCGCCACCGTTCAAAAAATCAAAGATACACGAAATCTGCTGGACGCCTCGGGACACCCCGATATCCGAATCGAAGTGGACGGAAACGTCAGCCTTAAAAACGCACAGCTGATGTCAAAAGCCGGTGCGGATATTTTCGTGGCCGGCACTTCCTCGGTCTTTCAGCCTGAAAAATTCACCCTCTCGGAGGGGATCTCCCTGCTTCGCAAAGCCATTGCATCGTAA